TTTCGATAATCTCGTGCAGCTTGTCCTTCAGCAGACTGGCGTCCGGACCGCCCATGATTTTCCCCTTGGGTTCGAGGATTACTACCCCGTCCTGCTCGCGGTCAGACATTTTCATATTGGTTTTGCCTCCGATTACCTGGTTCTCACTGTTTACGACAGTTAGCGGCGGTAGTTTCCGATCCGATAACAACACCATCCGGACCGGGCAGACCACCCCGTGACGCCTAACTGCTTAAAGAGTCGAAAATTAGCCGGCAAGTCAAGGGGTTTTAGAGCCGCCTCGGAAGCGCAAAAAAAACGGCGCCGGGTGGCGCCGCTTTATCAATCTCCGGTATGAGAAACCGGTTCAACCGGCTTTTCGGGCTTTGCGCTGCACCGGCTTATATTCCAATGCTTTGGTCGGGCAGAACCGGGCGCAGGCCGGATCGCCGCCGCACAGGTCGCACTTGACCACCTTTTCGTGCCCGGCATCCAAGAGAGCGCACCCAAACGGACAGGCCGCTACGCAAGCCATACACTTGACACACTTGTCGTCGTTGAGCTCGATCGCCCCGGTTTCCTCGTTGCGCCGCAGGGCGTCGACCAGGCACGACTTCACGCAGGCGGCGTCATCGCACTGCAAACAGGTCACCGGCACCCAGAGGTCTTTGAAACCACCGTCGAGCGCGAAAATTCTCGTCCGCCCCGGTTTGCCGTCGACCGAATGAGAAAACGAGCAGGCCAGTTCACACGTCCGGCAGCCGATACAGAGATTTGGTTTCACAATCAAGCGGGAACTCATGATGCAGGTTCCTCCTCTCGGCTCCAATTGGTGATCCGGCCCATGGTCGCCGCGATTTCCTTGCGGTGGCAGTCGTCGCAGACCTCGAAGTATTCATAGGGAATGTTGCGGTTGTCCGCGAGGTTTCGGGCGAAGTCTTTGGTCAGGGTCGGCTTGCCGCAGTTCTTGCACTCGATCAGTTCGAATTTCTTGCCCCAGATTTCCCGCCGTGCGCCGTCCTCAACGAACTTGATGAAGCTCGTTGGGCAGCACTGGGCGCAGGCAAGGCAGCCGATACAATCCGGCGGCGGCTCATCGAGCGGCGGGGCCACCCGTTTGCCATGACCGCGACCGACCGTAGAAATCGCCGCAAAGCCCATTCGATCGCAAATCCGCGTACAGAGCGCGCAGAGGATGCAATCATCGCCGTCCGGCACTTCCTCGTAACTGGTCTTGAGCACGCCGTAGTCGGCCGCAAGCTTCTGGATCAGCGGCGTATTGGGGTGCCGGGCCAGTTGAAGGTCGAGCAGCGTCTTGCGGAGTTCAATCACGGTCTCGGAATCGGTCTGGACAATCAGTCCGTCGACCACGGGGTAGAGGCACGACGTAACGTAGTTCTTCCAGCCTTTCCAGTCGTTCCGCGTAATTTCAACCGTACAGAG
The nucleotide sequence above comes from Bacteroidota bacterium. Encoded proteins:
- a CDS encoding STAS domain-containing protein — translated: MSDREQDGVVILEPKGKIMGGPDASLLKDKLHEIIEKGQKNVVIDLAKVDWMNSTGLGILISSYTTLRNSQG
- a CDS encoding (2Fe-2S)-binding protein, encoding MVHITINGRVVQASDGEMLLDVLRREGIYVPALCEHQAVEAFGACRLCTVEITRNDWKGWKNYVTSCLYPVVDGLIVQTDSETVIELRKTLLDLQLARHPNTPLIQKLAADYGVLKTSYEEVPDGDDCILCALCTRICDRMGFAAISTVGRGHGKRVAPPLDEPPPDCIGCLACAQCCPTSFIKFVEDGARREIWGKKFELIECKNCGKPTLTKDFARNLADNRNIPYEYFEVCDDCHRKEIAATMGRITNWSREEEPAS
- a CDS encoding 4Fe-4S dicluster domain-containing protein; the encoded protein is MSSRLIVKPNLCIGCRTCELACSFSHSVDGKPGRTRIFALDGGFKDLWVPVTCLQCDDAACVKSCLVDALRRNEETGAIELNDDKCVKCMACVAACPFGCALLDAGHEKVVKCDLCGGDPACARFCPTKALEYKPVQRKARKAG